A part of Paraliobacillus zengyii genomic DNA contains:
- a CDS encoding ribonuclease HII, whose protein sequence is MGNKQSIAEIKAMLNEGAATAEEIDNYKMDPRKGVQAAVKQYDQKLAKEDELSAQFEQMMTYERKNYQLGKKLIAGIDEVGRGPLAGPVVAAAVILPEDIYLPGINDSKKMSKAMRETLYDKIKEHAICYSIGIIDNNEIDRINIYQATIKAMMQAVSKLSHAPDHVLIDAMSLPNVSFTTESIIKGDQKSISIAAASILAKVTRDKLMLDLHREFPNYCFNKNQGYGTKDHIKALEEYGITPIHRQSFAPIKRK, encoded by the coding sequence ATGGGGAATAAACAATCAATCGCTGAAATTAAGGCGATGTTAAATGAAGGAGCTGCTACGGCAGAGGAAATAGATAACTATAAAATGGATCCAAGAAAAGGCGTTCAGGCAGCTGTAAAACAATATGATCAAAAATTGGCAAAAGAAGACGAGCTGTCTGCACAATTTGAACAAATGATGACATATGAACGTAAAAACTATCAACTGGGAAAGAAGTTAATTGCAGGAATTGATGAAGTAGGTCGAGGACCTTTGGCAGGACCAGTTGTAGCTGCGGCAGTTATCTTACCAGAGGATATTTATCTCCCAGGTATTAATGATTCAAAGAAAATGTCTAAAGCAATGAGAGAAACCCTTTACGATAAGATTAAAGAACACGCTATTTGTTATAGTATAGGTATTATTGATAACAATGAGATAGATCGGATTAATATTTACCAAGCAACAATAAAAGCGATGATGCAAGCAGTCAGTAAATTAAGTCATGCTCCTGATCATGTATTAATTGACGCCATGTCACTTCCAAATGTGTCGTTTACAACCGAGTCCATAATTAAAGGGGATCAAAAAAGTATTTCAATAGCAGCAGCTAGTATACTAGCTAAAGTGACACGAGACAAATTGATGCTCGATCTACATAGAGAATTTCCCAACTATTGCTTTAATAAAAACCAAGGCTATGGTACGAAAGATCATATTAAAGCATTAGAGGAATATGGGATCACACCAATTCATCGGCAATCATTTGCACCGATAAAACGAAAGTGA
- the dprA gene encoding DNA-processing protein DprA, which produces MYNARFRLIHLHRSTATTRALIHNILKIDPTLTTLYDLKPTDFISLLSLSSDRANKLHQDLHNKTLIETIQQDLDQFHIWTILDPNYPLALRMIPDPPLVLYGLGNSELFKHTPALSVIGTRNPSSEAKRKMHYILTPLVKTGWLFVSGMALGIDGYAHKMACHFEGKTIAVLGGGLRHVYPKQHKELFRQLVEEQLVVSEYPPSFPPQRYYFPERNRIISGLGFGTIVIEAKEKSGSLITVDQALEQGREVYAVPGAPWFIQTNGCHKMIQDGAKLVQNTYDLIEEWERIEKNWCQTLNEIGQIYAD; this is translated from the coding sequence TTGTATAATGCTCGTTTTCGACTTATTCACCTTCATCGATCTACCGCTACAACAAGAGCCCTTATTCATAACATACTAAAAATTGACCCTACCCTCACAACTTTATATGATTTGAAGCCAACTGATTTCATTTCACTTTTATCGTTATCATCTGATCGCGCAAACAAATTACACCAAGATCTACATAATAAGACGTTAATTGAAACCATACAGCAAGACCTGGATCAGTTTCATATATGGACAATTTTAGATCCAAATTACCCGTTAGCACTTAGGATGATACCAGATCCACCACTTGTATTATACGGATTAGGAAACTCGGAATTATTTAAGCATACACCAGCTTTAAGTGTAATTGGAACTAGAAATCCTTCGTCTGAAGCTAAACGAAAAATGCACTACATACTAACGCCATTAGTTAAAACGGGTTGGTTGTTTGTTAGTGGTATGGCATTGGGTATTGATGGTTATGCACATAAAATGGCATGCCATTTTGAAGGTAAAACAATAGCGGTGTTAGGTGGTGGACTTCGACATGTTTATCCTAAACAACATAAAGAATTATTTAGACAATTAGTAGAAGAACAATTGGTTGTTTCTGAGTATCCTCCTAGCTTTCCACCTCAACGCTATTATTTCCCCGAACGCAATCGAATAATAAGTGGCTTAGGATTTGGAACAATTGTAATAGAAGCTAAAGAAAAAAGTGGTTCTTTAATTACAGTAGATCAAGCCCTAGAACAGGGCAGAGAGGTATATGCCGTTCCAGGAGCTCCTTGGTTTATCCAAACGAATGGGTGTCATAAAATGATACAAGATGGCGCTAAATTGGTACAAAATACCTATGATTTGATAGAGGAATGGGAACGAATTGAGAAGAATTGGTGTCAAACTTTAAATGAAATTGGCCAAATATATGCTGATTAA
- the rplS gene encoding 50S ribosomal protein L19, with protein sequence MQQIIEQLTKEQLRSDHPEFRPGDTVKVHVKVVEGTRERIQLFEGVVIKRQNGGISETFTVRKISYGVGVERTFPVHSPRLDKIEVSRRGKVRRAKLYYLRELRGKAARIKEDR encoded by the coding sequence ATGCAACAGATAATTGAGCAATTAACTAAAGAACAACTTCGTTCAGATCACCCTGAGTTTCGTCCTGGTGATACAGTGAAGGTTCACGTTAAAGTTGTCGAAGGAACGCGTGAACGTATTCAGCTATTTGAAGGTGTTGTTATTAAACGCCAAAATGGTGGAATTAGTGAAACATTTACTGTTCGTAAAATTTCTTATGGTGTAGGTGTTGAACGTACTTTTCCAGTACATTCTCCACGTCTAGATAAGATTGAAGTTTCTCGTCGCGGTAAAGTACGTCGTGCGAAACTTTATTACCTACGTGAATTACGTGGTAAAGCAGCACGTATTAAAGAAGATCGCTAA
- a CDS encoding EscU/YscU/HrcU family type III secretion system export apparatus switch protein, with amino-acid sequence MNDEYKSKRAIALRYDQKSEQAPKVSATGKGYVAEQIIEKAKEANVPIQEDHNLVELLGELNINEKIPEELYQVVAEVFSYIYHVDKNLELDRRKSK; translated from the coding sequence ATGAATGATGAATATAAATCTAAAAGAGCAATTGCACTACGCTATGATCAAAAGAGTGAACAAGCACCGAAAGTTTCTGCGACAGGAAAAGGATATGTTGCAGAACAAATTATTGAAAAAGCAAAAGAAGCTAATGTACCAATTCAAGAAGATCATAATTTAGTTGAACTATTAGGAGAACTAAATATTAATGAAAAGATACCAGAGGAACTATATCAAGTAGTCGCGGAAGTTTTCTCTTATATCTACCATGTAGATAAAAACTTAGAATTAGATCGACGAAAAAGTAAATAA
- the lepB gene encoding signal peptidase I has product MAKKKKSEWFEWLKSLAIAILLAFIVKTFLFSPIIVDGPSMQPNLEDGDHMIVNKLNYKINEPERFDIVVFHATEEKDYIKRVIGLPGETVELADDTLYIDGEAVEETFLTDEKSQLSDGQVYTMNFSMDEIPGGSLVIPEDHVLVLGDNRNNSTDSRMLGFISYDQLVGNAVFIYWPLNRFGFANE; this is encoded by the coding sequence ATGGCAAAGAAAAAGAAAAGCGAGTGGTTTGAATGGCTTAAATCATTAGCGATTGCAATTTTACTAGCTTTCATTGTGAAAACTTTTCTATTCTCGCCAATAATAGTTGATGGACCTTCTATGCAGCCAAATCTAGAAGATGGCGATCATATGATTGTAAATAAGCTAAACTACAAAATTAATGAACCAGAACGATTTGATATTGTTGTCTTTCATGCAACAGAGGAAAAAGATTATATCAAGCGTGTAATTGGATTACCTGGGGAAACTGTAGAATTGGCTGATGATACCCTTTATATAGATGGCGAAGCAGTGGAGGAAACATTCTTAACGGATGAAAAATCGCAGCTTTCAGATGGACAAGTATATACAATGAATTTTTCTATGGATGAAATACCAGGTGGATCACTAGTAATTCCAGAAGATCACGTTTTGGTACTAGGAGATAATAGAAATAACTCTACAGATAGCAGAATGCTTGGATTTATCTCATATGATCAACTTGTTGGAAATGCTGTCTTTATCTATTGGCCATTAAATCGATTTGGCTTTGCAAATGAATAG
- the trmD gene encoding tRNA (guanosine(37)-N1)-methyltransferase TrmD encodes MHIDILTLFPEMFDGVMRSSILRKAQEAAAFNYQTIDFREYTANKHYKVDDTPYGGGAGMVLMPQPIFDAVEDVAKKSDKKPRIVLLCPQGETYTQQKAEEFAREEHLVFICGHYEGYDERIRQELVTDEISIGDYVLTGGELGAMVIIDSVVRLLPGVLGNEASASQDSFSNGLLEHPHYTRPANFRGMEVPSVLLSGHHKNIDDWRKKQSIQRTFERRKDLLEKYPLSDQEKEWIKDFEDDK; translated from the coding sequence ATGCATATTGATATACTAACGTTGTTTCCAGAGATGTTTGATGGCGTTATGCGATCATCAATATTAAGAAAAGCTCAAGAAGCGGCTGCATTTAACTATCAAACAATTGACTTTAGAGAATATACGGCCAATAAACATTATAAGGTTGATGATACACCTTATGGTGGTGGTGCTGGTATGGTGTTAATGCCACAACCAATATTTGATGCGGTTGAGGATGTCGCTAAAAAGTCAGATAAAAAACCTCGAATTGTTCTGTTGTGTCCACAAGGCGAAACGTATACACAACAGAAGGCGGAAGAATTCGCCAGGGAAGAACACCTCGTATTCATTTGTGGTCATTATGAAGGTTATGATGAAAGAATAAGACAAGAATTAGTTACGGATGAAATATCTATTGGTGATTATGTCTTAACAGGAGGAGAACTTGGTGCGATGGTTATAATTGATAGCGTTGTTCGCCTTCTTCCAGGTGTTTTAGGTAATGAAGCATCTGCAAGTCAAGATTCATTTTCGAATGGATTGTTAGAACATCCACATTATACACGCCCAGCAAACTTTAGAGGTATGGAAGTTCCTTCTGTGTTACTATCTGGTCACCATAAGAATATTGATGATTGGAGAAAAAAACAATCTATTCAACGAACATTTGAAAGAAGAAAAGATTTGTTGGAAAAGTACCCTTTGTCAGATCAAGAAAAAGAATGGATAAAAGATTTCGAAGACGATAAATAA
- the ylqF gene encoding ribosome biogenesis GTPase YlqF, producing the protein MTIQWFPGHMAKARREVQEKLKLVDFVIELVDARAPLSSENPMLHQVIQQKPKMRVLMKRDLADPTATKQWIKYNESNEIPTIAVDVQNKQDIQQVIEMAKKMSEEKMARLKRKGVRPRAGRAMIIGIPNVGKSTLINRLVNRKIAKTGDRPGITKSQQWIKINKDFELLDTPGILWPKFEDQLVGYRLAAIGTIKDQLLPIDDVAVFVLEYLQENYFSLLEARYQLSEPIDDMEKLFEHIGRLRGSLESGGYINLEKTAELIIHDLRIGKIGRITLERPEN; encoded by the coding sequence ATGACCATTCAATGGTTTCCAGGCCATATGGCAAAAGCTAGGCGTGAAGTGCAAGAAAAACTGAAGCTTGTAGATTTCGTAATTGAATTGGTTGATGCTAGAGCGCCGTTATCATCAGAAAATCCAATGTTACATCAAGTGATACAACAAAAACCGAAGATGCGTGTCTTAATGAAACGAGATTTAGCTGATCCAACTGCAACAAAACAATGGATTAAGTATAATGAATCCAATGAAATACCCACTATAGCTGTCGATGTACAAAATAAACAAGATATTCAACAAGTAATCGAAATGGCTAAAAAGATGAGCGAAGAGAAGATGGCACGATTAAAACGTAAGGGTGTCCGACCCCGAGCTGGACGTGCAATGATTATTGGTATTCCTAATGTTGGTAAGTCAACTTTAATTAATCGACTTGTCAATCGAAAGATTGCAAAAACAGGAGATAGACCAGGGATTACCAAAAGCCAACAATGGATTAAGATAAATAAGGATTTTGAGTTATTAGATACGCCGGGTATATTATGGCCAAAATTTGAAGATCAATTGGTTGGTTATCGGTTAGCCGCAATTGGTACTATTAAAGATCAATTGTTACCTATAGATGATGTAGCTGTTTTTGTATTAGAATATCTCCAAGAAAACTATTTTTCATTGTTAGAAGCACGCTATCAATTATCGGAGCCAATAGATGACATGGAAAAGTTGTTTGAACATATTGGTAGGCTCAGAGGTTCATTAGAGAGTGGCGGTTATATTAACTTAGAAAAAACAGCAGAACTTATCATACATGACCTTCGAATTGGGAAGATCGGTAGAATTACCTTGGAAAGACCCGAAAATTAA